A stretch of DNA from Candidatus Abyssobacteria bacterium SURF_5:
GCTTTTTGGTTGATAAAAACACTAATGATCAAACGACCTCAAATTACCGCCCATGTAAATACTTGCTGAACAATGATTTACAAAAAATAAATAGGCTCTGTCCCCATTTTTGGAGGTTGCCGGCAACGTTCCCTCAAAAGGAGAGGATGAAAAGGAAGTTGCCGGACAACGATTCCTCCAAAATAAAAAATCCCCAAACCCTGGTGGATTTGGGGATGCCGTTTTCCATCCCTCGGTGCACAGACTCCATTACCCGAGAGTCACAACACTCCTCATGCAGCGGGTAGGTCTTCTGGCTTGCGGGCTTTCTACTCGCCGCGCCTTCCCGGCCCTGTGGGCCAGTGGCTGTAGCGGCTTTCGCTCCCGTTTACAGCGGCGGGACCGCGACGGATTCTCACCGTCTTCCCTGGTGTTTCCCCTGAGGAAACGCCCACTGATGTTTTATTAGGCCAGATTGTAACGGGAGGCGCAGGAAAAGTCAAGCAAAATTTATTGATTCACGTTTTCGAAAATCATCCGGAGTACGAATTCGGGAAAGCTTTTGATATGCCATCAGTCTTGTCCAAGATGATTTTCAAAAGCGGAATATGAGATAATTCCGCATCGCGCGGGTCCAATAGAGATTCATAAGAAACAGAAGGAAAGATTCCTCAACAGGAGGTAAAGAGAGCACAAAGAATATCTTTAGGCTGTATGTATAAGAACTTCTTCACCGCGGAGACGCGAAGACGCAGAGAAAGACTAAGCAAAACAGGACTACATAGATCCTCTCCTTATTCTGTCTTTGCATTGCTAACAGTCAAAATCTTGATCATGTCGTTTTTTTGCAGATGTCACGACTTAAGCCCAATTACCTTAGGAAATTGCAGGGCCAGTTATTTCTTAAGCCTTCAATCCAAAATCTAAAATCGAAAATCCAAAATTGGATGCGGCTCCGCCGCGCTGCGGCCTCTGCGCCTTTGCGGTTTATGAATTTTTCCGTATCCACCGACAGTTTTTTCGAAATGCAAAGGCCGTCCTGGACAAGAATCGAGGAGTTATAATTTTTTGCAAGTCCGCGATTTAACGTCGCGCTTTAAAGAAACCGGATTGACAGAAAGCGGCTGAGTTAGATAAAATCGTGTGACCGAAATTTCCCCAATGATTCTGGCAGCCGGGGGCGCATTGCATCCGGCTCCTGCTTTCGCGCGGGGCGCGGTATGATCCGGACGATAATCCACGTTGATATGGACGCTTTTTACGCGGCCGTCGAGCAGCGCGACAATCCTGCTTTGGCAGGCAGGCCGGTGATCGTAGGCGGAGTGGGCGGCAGTCGCGGCGTTGTCTCGGCGGCGTCATATGAAGCCCGGGCATACGGCGTACACAGCGCGATGCCCCTGAAAAAAGCGCAGGCTCTCTGCCCCGCGGGCGTATTTTTGCCGGTCGATATGGAGAAATATGCGGCCGTTTCGGAGCAGCTTCGTTCGATCCTGGGGTCGTATACTCCGCTCGTTGAGCCGGCCTCTCTGGATGAGGCTTACCTGGACGTCACGGCAAGCGAGCGTCTGTACGGTGGAGCCGAACGGATTGGCCGGGAGATACAGGAGCGGGTAGAGGGGGAATTGCGGTTGACATGCTCTGTCGGGATCGCTCCTAACAAGTACCTTGCGAAGATAGCATCCGACCTGCGAAAACCGAAAGGTTTTGTAGTTGTCCCGCCAGGGAGCGAGCTTGAGTTCTTGCGCGATCTGCCCGTGGGCAAGCTTCCCGGCGTCGGGAAAGTAAGTATGAAGCGAATGAACGAGCTCGGCATTATCACGGTCGGGCAATTATCGCGAATGTCGAGGATCGAGTTGAGGCGCTTGTTCGGGAAATGGGGCGAACGTCTGTATGAGCTGGCGAATGGAATCGACACGAGTGAGGTGATCGCCGATTCTCAGGCCAAATCGATCAGCCACGAGACCACGTTTGAAACGGACACGTCCGATATGGAGCTTGTGCGCCGAACGCTCGCGCTTCTTTCCGACCGTGTGAGCGCGCGCCTGCGCGAGGAAAATCTGACGGCCCGCACCGTGGGGATCAAGGTGAGATTGGCCGATTTCACGACAATGCATCGCGAACGGTCGCTGGCGGAGCCGACGGATGTGGATGATCGGGTTTTTTCACTTGCCTGGGAGTTGTTTCAAGCGGTTCCGCTGAAAGGTCAGAAGATTCGGCTACTGGGAGTTGTTGCCTCCGGTCTGGACCGGCCGGCGGAGCAAATGCGGTTGTTCAGCAACGGCGGCGAGAAGAGCCGCAAGGCCGTCACCGCCATCGACAATATCCGGAGGAAATTCGGCGACGGCGCCATCGGCAGGGGGTCCTCCATCGAGAAGAAGGAGCAGCAGCACGACGAGTAACAAAGGAGTTGAGGCAGCATGGATAAGGACAACAACATCGACAGACTGATCCAGGACATCCAGCAATATCTGCGAGATGAAGCGAAGAAGAAGCAGGATAATAGAGAACCGGAAGTGGCCCCTCCTCTCTTGCCGGCCGCTTTATCGATCGATCTGAAGTCGTTGCCGGTCCGATCGACATACTTTGAGTTGATGCTGCTGATGTCGGCATGCGCCGTGGGATTATTAACTGTCGCGATTCTTCTGGTAGGTCTGCTTGGGGGGCAGGCTCAAACGGTCATTGGCGCCATGACTCTCCTGGCGATCGGCGGATGCGGCATCTTTTTGACGGCCGTCCTGATATCTCTCTCGAAACGACTCGCTCTGCTGAGCCAGATCGAGCAGCACACGCGCCTGATGCTGGCCGTCAAGCTCCAGGTCAACGCATTGCTCGAGCGACTGGCTCATAAATAGTGTGCTCTCAATGAAGCAAGTCAGCTTGACACGCAGCGCACTGGAAGCTTCCTTTACGGATTCAGTCCCACATCCATTTCGCAATGGCGATAATGGCGAGGACAGGAATAAGGGCAATGATCCAGAACTTGTTTTCCCATGCCCAGGGCAGCATGCCATTGACTATGAAATGCATCATATCGCCCAGCGCGTTGCTGATTATTCCTTCGACGGCTCTCATATTTCTCCTACCTTAAATGGGCCCGGATTTTAGCTGCGGCGATCATGGTTCTCAGATTCCGAGAATATTGCGCGAATTTTCTCCGAGCACTTTCTCTTTTTCCGGCGGAGTAAGCGGCAGCCGCAGGAAACGTTTGAGGTCCATCCGCGGGTCGAACCAGGGATAATCGGAGCCGAACATGACCCGGTCGATCCCCAATTTGCGGATCAGGTCGACCCCCTCTTCGTCCGTGAGTATCTGAAGGTGCTCCACCCCCGAGAGGACCGCGGACGTATCGAAGCATACATTCCTGTACTTCTTCGCCAGCGCGATCGATTCATCCCAAAAGCCGTGGCCGAGATGCGCGATCACCAATTTGAGTTCAGGAAAACTCTCGAGGACCGGCTCAAAGTTGGAAGGGCGGGTATAGTGGACGTCGCGCGCCATCATGAACAGCCCGCCATGCGTGATGACAGGCATCTCGAGTTCCTGAATCTTCTTATACGCCGGCCAGAGGCGCTCGTCGCGCGGATAATAGTGCCCCTCGGCCGGGTGCAATTTGATTCCTTTTGCGCCAAGCTTCTTGCACGTCTCGATCTCTTCAACCATCACATCCGCAGGCATCAGCGGATCGATCGAGGGGAAGGCGACGAGTTGCTGATGCTCGCGGGCAAGCGCGCACGTCCATTCGTTCCGTCTCCTGACTCTGTCGCTCATTTTCGTGATGATCGCGGAACGATTCTTCTCGCGCTCCTCTTCGGGAAGCTTCTCGAGCGCCGCCTCGTACATCTCGCGCATCGGGGTCATGTTCACCTGCACCGCTCGGGCGATGCCCGCCTCATCGAGAAAACTCAACAACTCTTCCGGAACACCGCGGCAATCCGCCTGGCCTGCTCCCCCCATCGCCTGACCCGCGATTTCGGCGGTTTTGTAAGTGTGCACGTGAGCGTCTACGACAAAGCAATCGGTCATATTCACAGCTCCAGATGGTTCTTAAGGTGTGTCGACTATGGAATCATAATAC
This window harbors:
- a CDS encoding DNA polymerase IV; protein product: MIRTIIHVDMDAFYAAVEQRDNPALAGRPVIVGGVGGSRGVVSAASYEARAYGVHSAMPLKKAQALCPAGVFLPVDMEKYAAVSEQLRSILGSYTPLVEPASLDEAYLDVTASERLYGGAERIGREIQERVEGELRLTCSVGIAPNKYLAKIASDLRKPKGFVVVPPGSELEFLRDLPVGKLPGVGKVSMKRMNELGIITVGQLSRMSRIELRRLFGKWGERLYELANGIDTSEVIADSQAKSISHETTFETDTSDMELVRRTLALLSDRVSARLREENLTARTVGIKVRLADFTTMHRERSLAEPTDVDDRVFSLAWELFQAVPLKGQKIRLLGVVASGLDRPAEQMRLFSNGGEKSRKAVTAIDNIRRKFGDGAIGRGSSIEKKEQQHDE
- a CDS encoding amidohydrolase, with amino-acid sequence MTDCFVVDAHVHTYKTAEIAGQAMGGAGQADCRGVPEELLSFLDEAGIARAVQVNMTPMREMYEAALEKLPEEEREKNRSAIITKMSDRVRRRNEWTCALAREHQQLVAFPSIDPLMPADVMVEEIETCKKLGAKGIKLHPAEGHYYPRDERLWPAYKKIQELEMPVITHGGLFMMARDVHYTRPSNFEPVLESFPELKLVIAHLGHGFWDESIALAKKYRNVCFDTSAVLSGVEHLQILTDEEGVDLIRKLGIDRVMFGSDYPWFDPRMDLKRFLRLPLTPPEKEKVLGENSRNILGI